tttttttgtttttttgttttttgttttttttcaggtttGTAATCTTTCCAGTCCTCTGAAAACACTTCTCCTGTGGGAACCTTACTGATGATATCTGCATTCTTCCTGACCTCCATCAAAGACTGAATGCGATCTTGAAATCCAGGCTTGGCTTCTTGTTCCTCAGATTTAATCATCAGATCGATGTAGTCAGGGGTGGACAGAGGATTGGACTTGAGGGCGATTTCCTGCAGTCGCTCCAAAGACTTTTTAGATCTTTCAATTAGTCCAGCCACAGTATTCAGGACTTCCTCAAGCTCCTTTTCAAGTTCTTCAAAGATCTTTTCTTTTGACATGACCTGTCCATGTGCATCCTTATATCTCTTTTTTAAATCCTCATAGGTTTGCTTTCTCTTTTCTGGGACATAATCCCATTTGTATTTCTGATTAAAGTGCACATTCCAGTGACACTTTCCAGGACAGACTGTACACTTTCCATCTTTCATGGCCCAGCAGTTATATCTTTCACTGTCATCTGCAATTCTGCATGTGTCATGACATGTGAAGTTACACTTGTGGCAGTTGGATAAGTAGGAGCCAGTGTTGTTTAAGGTCTGTTTTGGGACAGTTACTTCTACTTCATATTCAAAATCCTTGTTTGCATCCATCTCAGCCTTGTGCTGCTCCAGAGTAGCTCTTGTCTTCCTGATTTCATCCAGTTTTGTCAGACCAGCATTGATTTGGGGCCGGATGCCTTCCACAAGCACTTCCAGCTGCTGTCGCTCTTTCAGGACCTCCCGTGTCAGAGTCAAGCTCTTGGTTTCCATCTTGTTAAGGAATGTGAAGAATCTATTCATGCTAGAAAATCCCATCTTCCAGAACATTTGGTCAAAGTTTCCGCAGTCCTCATCCTCTGCAGATTGATTACAGTCAGGTGTCTCATTTTCTGTGGATTTATTGTTAGCAAACACAGCAGAGTTGTTGAACTTGAAGTGAAGAGGCTCTCCAGACTTATTTTTAGCACAAGACACCCCAGAGACTTTGATGGCCTCGAGAACAGCAGGTGTTTTCCCATCTGCAAAAGTGACCATCATAAGGATGTTTTCAGCAATATCCTTCCCAAATATGGAAAGAATGGAGTCAAAGACATATTTCTGTGTGTGCGTCAGACGGGCAAGTGAAGCCTGGACTACAAAACACACGGCATCAATGCGGTCGATCCCTCCTGGATTAGAGAAGAACTCCTGAATCATCTTTGTGATCTTCTGGTCATGTGAGATTCCTCTGGTATCACCGAATCCTGGTGTGTCCACTATGGTCAGAGAATGTGGAACCTTGAATCCATCCATGTGATTGATTTGATAAGCTGTGATCTCTGAAGTTTGACTTTCAGCCTGAGATTTCTGCTTCCCTTCATCTATCAGCACAAACCGGAAGTCATCTTCCCATTTCACTCCCAGAATGTAGTTGATCATGCTGTTAATTAGAGTGGTTTTTCCTGAACCTGTGGCTCCGATCATCATGATGGTCTTGTTCTGTTTCTTGATGTTTTCTGTCCCAAATGTGCTTCTTCTGCAGAATCCATCTCTGTTCTTCCATGTTTCAGACAGTTTGAGTTTAAATATGGGCAGGTTTTCATTGCTTCCATTGTATATTTTTCTGCTCCAGTTGTCCTTTATATTATGTGCAACATCTTTGCTTTTTGTGCTTTCTATTGCCATTTTCTGATTGTTGTCAACAGCTGACTGGCTATTTTCCATCTGATTAAAGGAAAAGGAAATAATTGTTTGTACATTATACAAAAACAGTATACAAAAGAACTGAGAAGAACCCTGTCCGATGTCACTAAAACGTCAAATGATTAAACATTCTATCACCTATCAATAATTAAATCATTTCTAAATTGACAGGTAGATTATTTcctattataaaacaataataataaaaaaaactcttagCAAGACTATATTGAAAACACAAGCCCCAAAGTAGTGCAATAAAAGTGAATACACCTTTGATCATTGAGGAGAGAGAGCGAGCAAGAGAGATTtgaagagagatggctgagagacagtACAGAAGAAAAAAGCTCAGAGGAATATCGCTGGAAAAAGAAGGGTAATGATCAGGTAAGAGCTTTAGGATCCACATTAATATTAGAAAAAGCTCTCCAATGCTGGAGAGACATAAGCGGGAAGACTTGAAAACAGACCCTGAGGTTgtgttgtttctgctccatacaTGAGGAACACTGGTTTTCGTAGTCGTAGTCAGGATACAGGCAGTATATCAAGGCAGGCAGATACCATACACAGAACAACAGACAAGGCAaggatcaggacaggcagcaacgggtcgaTAACGGGTCCCATACGGAAATGTAATATATGACATATATGTCCCTATATCGCAAGTGACATTGTCATATATGCAAAATATATGACAATATATTGCTATCACATATATCTCTAGATATATGTTGATATATGTTtataacatatataaaaatttcatattaaataaatatattgacaTATATTAATACCATGTATatgatttttgtttatataatattatatgttATGACCTGTCACAGATAtgtgtttaatttatatatgccaatttatttacacaacatacataaaaacattttacatgcTTGTTTTAATTACTAATTCCTTATGTTTTCATTATTTGAACAGACTGAACTTTTAACAAGTCTACACAatccacatttcatttaaatttctATCCCATTTTAGAATTAgcacaatattttaaaaacttgattttacCTTATCTTAACTAGCTCATAAAAActgttgtaaaaaaacaaatgcaatgAAAATAATCTAACCCATcttcaaataattttaattaaattactgATTTTGTAtggtttaaattaatttttattgttgttatttgaCATTACTGTGACTTAACCaagagttaataaaaatagtatgcTTAATGCTTACTATTGAATAAAGCGTTTAGATTTgacccaaaaacaaacaaagaaacaaacaaaaatgttagAAACACTTTCAGTCTGCATTTCAGGCATTGCATTTAGAATGCTGCGCAGTTACGTCATTGCGCGCGCCCAAATTCAAACGTAATCAAAATACCGCCAAATTACGCACATTCAGGATCGAGACCAACGGATGAAAATGTttgcttaagccttgtctgtgaaaccaggggcgTTTAAAAATATCATAGCCCTAGTTGTAACTTTAGATTCTACATTTTGTTTTCCCCTTTTTCCCACAGAGACAGTCCACCCTAGAAAAACCAACGAGGACTCAACATCAGTCCAGTCCAAAACTTCTGAGCAAATGAAAATGCAGGCCAAGCTTTTTAAGAATAAGGAAGTTGTTCTTGCGGAAGCGGATATTTAACTTCATATCTTGTTaagtataattattattatttattaataatagtagtaatagtatAGAAAAtatgtgatgcaaagctaaatTGTATCAGGCCCcctaaacactttttgttaaaGCAATCTTCTATTTATTAACATAACTTTAATATTGATTCATGTTTGCCTTTCCTCACAGCTGGAAATTCACCCAGGCTCAGGAATTGTGTTGTGGTCATGCAAACAGCCTCACTGCTATGGCATGGATGCTTCTTCTTGGAGTATTTTGACACTTTTGCTAAAGCGCAATCTCAGAGGTATGTAATTGGTCatagtgtgtgcatgtgtctgtacaattattattattttttggtaATTATGTAGATTGAACTTGAAACTGTCCTATTATAGTTATTCTGGCATATTTACAgatatatgtacacacatttacattaaaatatgatgatttataaataatttgagTTGTACTATTTACATTATCACCATTTTACTGAAGCAGGCTGTCCAAGAATTaagttgaaaaatgtaatttatggtTGAGTAGTTAGATAGGAGTGGAGTGAGttctgattttgtttttttatgttgctCTTTCTTAGGTGGCAAGTCTAAAAAAAGCAAGCCCTGGGGAAACAAAGGAGGCCTTGGACAGAACAAAAATTGGTGCAATAATGAgtatgtatattatttttttaattgggctcattttttaaaactgttgaaccaaatgtgacagtaaaaccATGAGAATTGATAAGTGTCATCTTGGTGTATCAGTGTGATGACACTTAGGCCCAATCCCATTTCTACCCCTACCCCTTCATTTTGCACGTTCACAAGAAGGGGTAGGGGTGTCTCGATTCTCTTTTGGCTGGAGTGGTAGAGGTAAGGGAAAGGGCCAGATAGCCCTTCAAACAAAGATCTTTCAGGACCACACTTTGAACAAAGGGGTATGAGAAATTTCCCTGCATACACAAACTACCGTTTCATGGTATTGATATTTCCACACAGTATCTATTACTTGTGTGTTACCTGGCTGGCAGTTTCTCCGTAGCTTGCTAAACATGCTATTTGAATGATATGAACATCTCGTATTGGCTGTAAACTCTTGCGTTACCATGGCAACAACTAACTCATTTGTATTACTTTGCAAAGAGCTCCGTTATCGCAGCGTCACAGTAGAAAACGAAACCATATCCGTACCGGCTGATTCGGCATGAAATGCAATGGTTAAACAGCTTGGCCTGATGGAAAAGCTGCTTTACCAGTCTTGGGAAACTCGAAGGGTCATACAACGCAAAACAATGTTGTGAGTGAGTAATCTGTTAAATGTGCTCTCGCCTGATTTCTGTTGATATGCGCACTTCATTGCTGTTCATACTGGTTAAATGTTACAGGACACTAATAAAAGAATCTATGATGACGTGTAGTAGTGGTTTCCCATTTCTTAGGGGAATATTTTCACCCCTACACATTGCCACTCTGTTTCAAGGGGAAGGGTGAAGGGGTATAAAGTAGAATTGGGATTACACCTGGTTCTGAAAAATGCCTAAAATTTATCTACTTAACGAAGTATGCCGTGttcatttaatgtgttttagggGATTATAATTTGGATGTCCTTAGATAAATGttgtaaaactaaaagacatttctttgtcttttttacaGATGCAGTGATCCAGAGATCTCCTGGAACCACCAGGGGCCAACTAAGGGTCGCTATTAATCAAAAGGTCACTGAGCTGCGGACATCCAAAAAGActctaaaacttaaaaaatgaaCAGCATGCATCATATacctggggcctgtaccatgaaggtagttgaacaaactcagtgTTATAGGATGAGTAACTTGTTAATTTAGTTTGtatagttgataatattgaTAGAGACTCAAACATGTAAGGTCACatcatatttaaagtttatttacagcttatttatattacatatgatctgtatatatattaatattcattggaactaaatgcttaataactgttaaactaaaattttaactaaaatcGCTTGTTTAATGAATTGGTGGATTTTCCTGTTCTGGGCTTGTTTTGTTGAGTGTTCATTAGTTTTCTAATTTTGcacaacttaattttttttttttaataatttaatcttttaataaagatttaatgttttaactCTTTTACTGTAATCTATTTTTCCTAACTGCACCGTTTAACATTTAAGGCCATGTGCATTGTAAGCAATATTCTAAAcatatgtgtaatttgtatattGAACATTTATACAAAGAAATATGTCATGCACattgatatttatatatgtgacatatGTATATAAGACTgttttatacatacatttacatatatatttatatgggcTAGTTTTATATGTCAATATATGAAATTGTTCCATTTTcgaataggtttcatatatgttTTCACCATATATGtggatatatttatatgtaaatgtacatatattacatttccgtaacaggcaggaacggcaacagacaggcagacaagaTAACAATCCTTAGAAATGTAACAcggtaaacaagacttcgcgatcCAGTGATGTGTGagagagtcctttatagtccagatAACAAGCTACAGGTGTATGTGGCAATTGGTGATTGGTATGGAAtgtgaacatgtgactggcagggaggattatgggaagtgtagtccatGAGCTGACAGGAACTGACAGTGATTGTGACAGCTGCTTTGCTGCTGGAGACTAACATCAAACTCTTGCTTGTGTATATCTTGactactgtatgttcattttatttcttcCTTGTTGCTCTTCAGTGTATCTTTTCATGAAACAATATTTTGCACATTAAGgttaatcaaacaaaagaaaaagaaaatcactcactttgacttttgtttctttaataaggattaatctatatttaattttgaaaattgaaaactatgcagtgttattttacatttgattatattTATAGATAGTCATATAGACATGAAGTTAACACATTAGTTTAAGGTTCCCTTTATAAAGGGTTTaacctagatattatcaaatAGAGACTGTCTGTATGGAATTACATTTGatccaaaaataatgaatgtaacttataatattttttttttttttttttttttttttttttttttttttatatatatatatatatatatatatatatatatatatatatatatatatatatatatatatatatatataaaaattgaaactgaataaaatgtctttgaaacttaaaaaaaataaatcacaggcaaaatgtttgactttgtttttaatacactgcatgttttgctaacagTTTCTTTTACTGATCTTTACTTACAAAAGCATTTCCAGAGTTTTCGATCCCAGAGTTTTCGTTCGTCTTTCTGGCACAAATTTCAGGCCAGCAGTGGTGTgttctcattggctactgagtttttgattgacagcttctacTTGACCTGGAAGTGAAGACGTCAGCGTTGTGTTTACAGTTACATGTATGGAGGTGAGCGTCTGTAAGCAGcttcttatttcatttaaagatacaagttttgtttttgaattttatcTGCGGCTTCTACTTTGTTGACAAACTTTTAGGAGCATGAGAAATCAAACGCGAGAGAAAATGAATGCCTTGAGGTTTAATTGGACATTAAAGGTTATTGAAGATATTGCATAATGTACAATGTTTTTGGAGAATATTTGATGATATATTTCTGATGATTCTTCTCTATTGTTGGGTCTGATTAGGTTGTGCTGTTACAGTTTAAAGAGAATACTAGTatcatatacatgtatatattcagCCGTCAAGAAAGTCTCACTCCAACCAGGTAATCAAGGTTGGCAACCATGGCCATCACTCTACCCATTGTTAGCATATGCACATACACCATCACAATTAATGATCACTCAATTCTGAAGGATTCaaacaatatgaaaataatagTCGTGGCTTGCTGTAAGACGGCAAGTACAGCATACACACAGGTATCAAAGTGAAAGTGTTGGATGCAATTATGTTGTGAAAGGAACGACCAGAATCCACAAAACACTAACTGCGTATTCATGTAATGCACAGTATTCTCatgatatacagtacattaCTGTAAAAATGCACAAGCACCTATTATAGAATGTAtgtgtaaaattcataaaattcattttattaccatttttttttttttaaatatagtgaataaacttaATGAATGGAATTAAATGTTCATgttgtctgaatacatttttggtttgactgtatgacTTTCGTTCTCCACATAAGCACAAATATCTTTAAGAAAATAGTCCATCTCTGTGAGCCCATAAGTGGACTGTAACCCATACACGTATGATGGTTGGTGGGAAACGATTGTTAATAACTAAAACAGTttaaattattagtatttttctcatctattgtttcacttcagaaggcattgATTCATCCACTGGGGTCGCATGGATTACTGtgacttaaaatatttatttcaaataaattatatataatttcagccataattactttcatgtattaggttttgcatttggccatacagtactgtgcaaaagtcttagctttgttgttttagcaatgttttaatgaccacccatgtttattttttggtctttattacaatgcaaacagaaaatacaggaaatatgcacacaaaaaaaaaaaaaaaaaaaaaaaaaaaaaaaaaaaaaaataaatcagaacAAAATTGATTCTATAA
The nucleotide sequence above comes from Megalobrama amblycephala isolate DHTTF-2021 unplaced genomic scaffold, ASM1881202v1 scaffold512, whole genome shotgun sequence. Encoded proteins:
- the LOC125261854 gene encoding uncharacterized protein LOC125261854, whose amino-acid sequence is MENSQSAVDNNQKMAIESTKSKDVAHNIKDNWSRKIYNGSNENLPIFKLKLSETWKNRDGFCRRSTFGTENIKKQNKTIMMIGATGSGKTTLINSMINYILGVKWEDDFRFVLIDEGKQKSQAESQTSEITAYQINHMDGFKVPHSLTIVDTPGFGDTRGISHDQKITKMIQEFFSNPGGIDRIDAVCFVVQASLARLTHTQKYVFDSILSIFGKDIAENILMMVTFADGKTPAVLEAIKVSGVSCAKNKSGEPLHFKFNNSAVFANNKSTENETPDCNQSAEDEDCGNFDQMFWKMGFSSMNRFFTFLNKMETKSLTLTREVLKERQQLEVLVEGIRPQINAGLTKLDEIRKTRATLEQHKAEMDANKDFEYEVEVTVPKQTLNNTGSYLSNCHKCNFTCHDTCRIADDSERYNCWAMKDGKCTVCPGKCHWNVHFNQKYKWDYVPEKRKQTYEDLKKRYKDAHGQVMSKEKIFEELEKELEEVLNTVAGLIERSKKSLERLQEIALKSNPLSTPDYIDLMIKSEEQEAKPGFQDRIQSLMEVRKNADIISKVPTGEVFSEDWKDYKPEKKQKTKKQKNIL